In Halothermothrix orenii H 168, the sequence ATTCTGGACTATCAAAAAAATGAAATTACAGAATATAAAATATATACCAGACTGGCTAAACGGATCAAGGATAAAAACAATAAAAAAGTTCTGGAGGAAATCGGGAGAGATGAACTAAAGCACTATGAGTTCTGGAAAAAACATACCGGTCAGGATGTTAAGCCCAGTAAGTGGAAGGTATTCTTTTATTACTGGATAGCAGTTATATTCGGTCTGACCTTTGGGATAAAGCTAATGGAAAAGGGTGAAGAAGAGGCCCAGGTTATCTATAAACAGGTGGCCGATAAGATCCCCGGAGCAGCCAGCATCATGGAAGATGAATACAGGCACGAACACGAGCTTTTAAATCTGCTGGAAGAAGAACACCTTCAATATGTTGGTTCTGTTGTTCTGGGGTTAAATGATGCTCTGGTGGAGTTAACGGGAACACTGGCTGGATTAAGTTTTGCGTTAAAAAACACAAATTTAATTGCAATAGCCGGATTGATAACCGGTATCGCTGCTTCTTTTTCAATGGGGGCTTCAGAGTATCTCTCTACTAAATCTGAAAGTGACCATGGTGAGGCTCTGAAATCATCTATGTATACCGGGGGAGCCTATATTATTACCGTTTTCTTCCTGGTTTTGCCCTTTTTACTCCTGGCAGGTTATATGACAGCACTGTTAGTTACTATATTGTTAGCCATTTTAATCATTTTTGTCTTCAATTATTATATAGCAGTGGCCAAGGATCTGGACTTTAAAAAACGGTTTCTGGAAATGGCCACCATCAGCCTTGGGGTAGCTGTCCTCTCCTTCGGTATTGGTTATCTGGTGAGGGTATTCCTGGGAGTTGATGTCTAGTATTAAATCGGGTAAGACTGAAAAAATATATAACAAAACTTGACACTGAATCTATTTATGTGTATAATATATAATCAAACAAAAGATAAAAAATTTGTAAAAAACTATGAACAGGGAAAGTAATTAAAATTACCTGTTTTGAGCGAGCCGGGGATGGTGAAAGCCCGGTAACAGGGATTTTAATGAAGTTCCCCTGGGAGTTGTGCGCTGAACCTTTAATGAAGTTACCCTGGGAGTTGTGGGCTGATTCATTGAGTATTAGGCTTTTACCGGTTGTCGGCCGTTACCCCGACACGGTTATAGAAGTAATACCTTCCGTAGCCGGATTGAGCGGGTCATTGACCAAAAAGGATGGTACCGCGGGATAATAAACCTCGTTCCTTCATGGGAACGGGGTTTTTTGTATTTATAGTAAAAAATGAGTAGGGAGGAGATATTATTGTGTCCAGCGCGATACGGGTATTTAGGACCTGGAGGCACCTTCTGTGAAAAGGCAGCCCTTAAGTATTTTGGAGGGGGTCATGAGATGATTTCTTTCCGGACGATAAAAGAAGTCGTCCGGAATGTCAAAGAAGGCTCCATTGAAAAGGGGGTTATTCCCCTGGAAAACTCACTCGAAGGGTCGGTCAATTTAAGCCTTGACCTGCTTGTTAAGGAATCAAACATAATTATAACCGGTGAAGTAATTATTCCGATAAACCATAATTTAATAGGCCAGAAAGGGTTGGAAGTAGGTAACATAAAGAAGGTTTTGTCCCATCCCCAGGCCATTGCCCAGACGGCTGATTTTATAGAAGAAAACCTACCTCAGGCCGAAATTATTTATACGGAAAGTACCGCTGCTGCCGCAGAGTGTGCTTTAAAAAACAGGGAGTTAGCTGTTATCGGGTCAGACCAGATTGCCCATCTGTATGGATTAAGTGTAATAGCAGAGGGTATCCAGGATGATGATGAGAACTACACACGGTTTATAATTATCTCCCGGAGTAAAGGTAAATTCTTTTACAGTACGGGCTATAATAATTATCAGGATACAAAGAAAATGTATAAAACATCTATTGTCTGTACCCCTGAGGTAAATAAGCCCGGGGTTCTTTACGAAATGCTGGGTGAATTTGCAGCTCGAAAAATAAATTTGACCAGGATAGAATCACGACCGACCAGGAAAAAGCTGGGGGAATATCTGTTCTATATTGACCTTGAGGGTCATTACCATGACCCACTGGTGGCCGGAGCCCTGAAAGAAGTGAGAAATATGTCCGGACTCTTTAAAATACTGGGTTGTTATTTTAAGGATAATATTAAAGAAGGGAGTAGTGAGAAGGATGCTAAATGTAAAAAGAGGGCTTAAAAGCTGGAAAAGAATTGTCAGGGATGAGGTTCACAATATCAAACCCTATATCCCTGGAAAACCTATCAAAGAGGTTAAAGAAGAGCTGGGTCTGGCTGAAGTATATAAACTGGCTTCAAATGAAAACCCACTGGGAGTATCACCCAGGGTTAAGGAGGTTTTGACCAGAGAAACGGTAAATATCAATCGTTATCCCGATGGTGCCAGCCGGAGTTTAAAAAGATCTTTAAGTGATAAGCTTGGTGTTAAAGAAGATATGATTGCCATCGGTAATGGTTCTGATGGATTATTAAAAGTAATTGCGGAGGCATTCCTCGATAATAATAGTCAGGCTGTAATTTCCTATCCATCATTTGTTGAATATAAATTTGTTTCCCAGTTAATGGGGACCCAGCTTATAAGGGTCTGGATGAAAAATTATCATCAAAACCTGGAGGCCCTTGCCCGCGGGGTGACCTCAAAAACAAAACTAATCTTTTTAACCAATCCCCACAATCCAGCTGGTACTATATTCAGGAAAGATGAGTTGGAACAATTTTTAAGCCAGATCCCCGATGATGTAATCGTTGTCCTTGATGAGGCTTATCATGAATTTGTCCAGGATGAATCCTATCCTGACGGAATTGAGTATGTAAAACAGGGTTATCCGGTTATTGTACTCCGGACTTTTTCAAAAGCATATGGCCTGGCTGGCTTAAGACTCGGCTATGCTATATCTGCCCCGGATATAATTGAAACTTTAATGAAGGTAAGGGATCCCTTTAATGTGAATCACCTCGCAGAGAAAGCAGGGCAGGCAGCCCTTGAGGATAAAGACTTCCTGGAGGCTACCATTCGTAATAACGAACAGGGTAAAGAGTATCT encodes:
- the hisC gene encoding histidinol-phosphate transaminase; amino-acid sequence: MLNVKRGLKSWKRIVRDEVHNIKPYIPGKPIKEVKEELGLAEVYKLASNENPLGVSPRVKEVLTRETVNINRYPDGASRSLKRSLSDKLGVKEDMIAIGNGSDGLLKVIAEAFLDNNSQAVISYPSFVEYKFVSQLMGTQLIRVWMKNYHQNLEALARGVTSKTKLIFLTNPHNPAGTIFRKDELEQFLSQIPDDVIVVLDEAYHEFVQDESYPDGIEYVKQGYPVIVLRTFSKAYGLAGLRLGYAISAPDIIETLMKVRDPFNVNHLAEKAGQAALEDKDFLEATIRNNEQGKEYLYTELDKIGVGYVPTQANFVLIRTGVDSIKMFKELLKHGVIVRPGKPLGYPHHLRVSIGLPEENEAFIRGLKLTLE
- a CDS encoding VIT1/CCC1 transporter family protein; amino-acid sequence: MTEGKKEKQLDSRTKKMILDYQKNEITEYKIYTRLAKRIKDKNNKKVLEEIGRDELKHYEFWKKHTGQDVKPSKWKVFFYYWIAVIFGLTFGIKLMEKGEEEAQVIYKQVADKIPGAASIMEDEYRHEHELLNLLEEEHLQYVGSVVLGLNDALVELTGTLAGLSFALKNTNLIAIAGLITGIAASFSMGASEYLSTKSESDHGEALKSSMYTGGAYIITVFFLVLPFLLLAGYMTALLVTILLAILIIFVFNYYIAVAKDLDFKKRFLEMATISLGVAVLSFGIGYLVRVFLGVDV
- the pheA gene encoding prephenate dehydratase; the protein is MCPARYGYLGPGGTFCEKAALKYFGGGHEMISFRTIKEVVRNVKEGSIEKGVIPLENSLEGSVNLSLDLLVKESNIIITGEVIIPINHNLIGQKGLEVGNIKKVLSHPQAIAQTADFIEENLPQAEIIYTESTAAAAECALKNRELAVIGSDQIAHLYGLSVIAEGIQDDDENYTRFIIISRSKGKFFYSTGYNNYQDTKKMYKTSIVCTPEVNKPGVLYEMLGEFAARKINLTRIESRPTRKKLGEYLFYIDLEGHYHDPLVAGALKEVRNMSGLFKILGCYFKDNIKEGSSEKDAKCKKRA